Proteins encoded by one window of Aliivibrio wodanis:
- the acnB gene encoding aconitate hydratase 2 (citrate hydro-lyase 2) — protein sequence MLEAYRKHVAERASEGVVPRPLNAEQVAALVELVKNPPQGEEEVILDLLENRIPPGVDEAAYVKAGFLTAITKGEVESPLVSKAKATELLGTMQGGYNIESLVSLLDDAELAPIAVKALSHTLLMFDAFYDVEEKAKAGNVSAQQVLQSWADAEWFTAKNKVAEKITVKVFKVTGETNTDDLSPAPDAWSRPDIPVHAKAMLKMERDGITPDEQGNVGPITQIEEMQKDGIPLAYVGDVVGTGSSRKSATNSVLWFMGEDIPFVPNKRTGGVCLGGKIAPIFYNTMEDSGALPIELNVQDMNMGDVIDIYPYEGVVRKDGAEISSFELGKVLLDEVRAGGRIPLIIGRGLTGRARDALGLAETDLFAKPIDPSESDKGYTLAQKMVGKACGVEGVRAGQYCEPKMTTVGSQDTTGPMTRDELKDLACLGFSADLVMQSFCHTSAYPKPVDVNTHHTLPDFIMNRAGVSLRPGDGVIHSWLNRMLLPDTVGTGGDSHTRFPLGISFPAGSGLVAFAAATGVMPLDMPESILVRFKGEMQPGITLRDLVHAIPLYGIKQGLLTVEKAGKINEFSGRVLEIEGVDHLSVEQAFELSDASAERSAAGCTVKLSQESISEYLNSNIVMLKWMIAEGYGDVRTIERRIIAMEEWLANPELLAADSDAEYAHIIEIDLADIDQPILCAPNDPDDARLLSDVQGTEIQEVFIGSCMTNIGHFRAAGKMLEEFNGSLNTRLWVAPPTKMDKDQLTEEGYYGIFGRAGVRIETPGCSLCMGNQARVADKSTVMSTSTRNFPNRLGTGANVYLASAELSAVGAILGRIPTKEEYLEYAEKINATAADTYRYLNFHKMGQYTDKADTVIFQEPA from the coding sequence GTGCTTGAAGCTTATCGTAAACACGTCGCAGAACGTGCTTCTGAAGGTGTGGTCCCAAGACCATTAAATGCTGAACAAGTAGCAGCATTAGTTGAACTAGTAAAAAATCCGCCACAAGGTGAAGAAGAGGTCATTCTTGATTTACTAGAAAATCGCATTCCCCCTGGTGTTGATGAAGCCGCTTATGTTAAAGCTGGTTTTTTAACAGCAATTACAAAAGGTGAAGTAGAGTCCCCATTAGTTAGCAAAGCAAAAGCGACTGAACTGCTTGGTACTATGCAAGGTGGTTACAACATTGAATCTCTAGTATCTCTACTAGATGATGCTGAGCTTGCTCCTATCGCTGTAAAAGCACTGTCTCATACTCTACTTATGTTCGATGCGTTCTACGATGTAGAAGAGAAAGCGAAAGCAGGTAACGTATCAGCACAGCAAGTACTGCAATCTTGGGCTGATGCTGAATGGTTTACAGCGAAAAACAAAGTAGCAGAAAAGATCACTGTTAAAGTATTTAAAGTGACTGGTGAAACCAACACTGATGACTTATCTCCTGCGCCAGATGCGTGGTCACGACCTGATATTCCAGTACACGCAAAAGCGATGCTGAAGATGGAACGTGATGGTATCACTCCTGATGAGCAAGGTAACGTTGGTCCAATTACTCAAATTGAAGAAATGCAAAAAGACGGCATTCCACTGGCTTACGTTGGTGATGTTGTTGGTACTGGTTCTTCGCGTAAATCAGCAACAAACTCAGTACTTTGGTTTATGGGTGAAGATATCCCATTTGTACCAAACAAGCGTACTGGCGGTGTTTGCCTGGGTGGTAAAATTGCGCCAATCTTCTACAATACAATGGAAGATTCAGGAGCGCTACCAATTGAGCTGAACGTACAAGATATGAACATGGGGGATGTGATTGATATCTACCCTTATGAAGGTGTTGTTCGTAAAGACGGGGCTGAGATCTCAAGTTTTGAGTTAGGCAAAGTACTTTTAGATGAAGTTCGTGCTGGTGGTCGTATTCCACTGATTATTGGTCGTGGCTTAACTGGTCGTGCTCGTGATGCTCTAGGCCTAGCTGAGACGGATCTATTTGCTAAACCAATCGATCCATCTGAATCTGATAAAGGCTACACGCTAGCTCAGAAGATGGTTGGTAAAGCGTGTGGCGTTGAAGGTGTGCGTGCTGGTCAGTACTGCGAACCTAAAATGACAACGGTAGGTTCTCAAGATACGACCGGTCCTATGACTCGTGATGAGCTTAAAGATCTAGCATGTCTTGGTTTCTCTGCTGATCTTGTAATGCAGTCTTTCTGTCACACATCGGCATACCCAAAACCAGTTGATGTAAACACTCACCATACGCTACCTGATTTCATTATGAATCGTGCAGGTGTTTCACTGCGTCCGGGTGATGGTGTTATCCACTCATGGCTAAACCGTATGTTATTACCAGATACTGTAGGTACTGGTGGCGATTCACATACACGTTTCCCTCTAGGTATTTCATTCCCTGCAGGTTCTGGCTTAGTAGCATTTGCTGCAGCAACAGGTGTTATGCCTCTTGATATGCCAGAATCAATCTTGGTTCGCTTTAAAGGTGAAATGCAGCCGGGTATCACGCTACGTGACCTGGTACATGCAATTCCTCTTTACGGTATCAAGCAAGGTCTACTGACCGTTGAAAAAGCCGGTAAGATCAATGAATTCTCTGGTCGTGTATTAGAAATTGAAGGTGTTGACCACCTATCAGTAGAGCAAGCGTTTGAGCTTTCAGATGCATCGGCTGAACGTTCGGCAGCTGGCTGTACAGTGAAGCTTTCTCAAGAGTCTATCTCTGAGTACTTAAACTCGAATATCGTCATGCTTAAGTGGATGATTGCCGAAGGTTACGGTGATGTTCGCACGATTGAACGTCGCATAATCGCAATGGAAGAGTGGTTAGCGAACCCTGAGTTGTTAGCTGCTGATTCAGATGCTGAATATGCTCATATTATCGAGATTGATCTTGCTGATATCGATCAACCAATCCTATGTGCGCCAAACGATCCAGATGATGCTCGTCTTCTATCTGATGTTCAAGGCACTGAGATTCAAGAAGTGTTTATCGGTTCATGTATGACGAACATTGGTCACTTCCGTGCTGCAGGTAAGATGTTAGAGGAGTTTAACGGCTCACTAAATACTCGTCTATGGGTTGCTCCGCCAACGAAGATGGATAAAGACCAACTGACAGAAGAAGGCTACTACGGCATCTTCGGTCGCGCTGGGGTACGTATCGAAACTCCTGGCTGTTCACTATGTATGGGTAACCAAGCCCGTGTTGCTGACAAGTCGACAGTAATGTCTACCTCTACTCGTAACTTTCCGAACCGTTTGGGTACAGGTGCGAACGTTTATCTGGCTTCTGCTGAACTTTCTGCTGTCGGTGCGATTCTTGGCCGCATTCCAACGAAAGAAGAGTACTTAGAGTACGCAGAGAAGATAAATGCAACAGCTGCAGATACATACCGTTACCTGAACTTCCATAAAATGGGTCAGTATACAGATAAAGCAGATACAGTTATTTTCCAAGAACCCGCTTAA
- the glxK gene encoding glycerate kinase yields MKIVIAPDSYKESLTAMEVATAIEAGFKQVLPNAEYIKLPMADGGEGTVQSLIDATGGSIIEHTVTAPLGEKVTGFYGLLGDGQTAIIEMAAASGLHLVEPNFRNPLHTTTYGTGELIKAALDKGVKHIIVGIGGSATNDGGIGMAQALGIKLLDKDGNDLAFGGGSLAHLATIDTSNKDPRLDDITLEVACDVDNPLCGPKGASFVFGPQKGATPEMVKTLDSNLSHYADVMKSQLNKDVKDTEGAGAAGGLGAALLGLFDATLRPGIEIVMDAVNLSNVLSKADLVITGEGRIDSQTIHGKTPIGVARTAKKFDLPVIGIAGCLSDDCAVVHEYGIDAVFSVVPRSVSLEIALKEAAINVENTARNVAAIYSMHIKK; encoded by the coding sequence ATGAAAATTGTTATTGCTCCTGATTCTTACAAAGAAAGTTTAACAGCGATGGAAGTCGCTACGGCAATTGAAGCTGGATTTAAACAGGTATTACCTAACGCTGAATATATTAAGTTACCGATGGCCGATGGCGGTGAAGGGACAGTTCAATCTCTAATTGACGCTACTGGTGGGTCTATAATTGAACATACGGTTACCGCTCCTCTTGGTGAGAAAGTAACTGGATTCTATGGATTACTTGGCGATGGCCAAACCGCAATTATAGAAATGGCTGCGGCATCAGGCTTACACCTTGTTGAACCCAATTTCCGCAACCCTTTACACACTACAACCTATGGTACTGGCGAGTTAATTAAAGCGGCTCTCGATAAAGGTGTAAAACATATTATTGTCGGAATTGGTGGCAGTGCGACTAATGATGGCGGCATTGGCATGGCTCAAGCACTTGGTATTAAGTTGCTGGATAAAGATGGTAATGATCTTGCTTTTGGTGGCGGTTCATTAGCACACCTTGCAACGATCGATACTTCAAATAAAGATCCTCGTCTTGATGATATTACGCTTGAAGTCGCGTGCGATGTTGATAATCCATTATGTGGCCCCAAAGGTGCATCTTTCGTGTTTGGCCCACAGAAAGGGGCAACACCTGAAATGGTCAAAACATTAGATTCAAACCTAAGCCATTACGCTGATGTGATGAAATCACAATTGAATAAAGACGTAAAAGACACAGAAGGCGCAGGTGCTGCAGGTGGTCTTGGTGCGGCGTTACTTGGTTTATTTGATGCGACGCTTCGACCTGGTATCGAAATTGTAATGGACGCGGTTAATTTAAGTAATGTGTTATCTAAGGCCGATTTAGTGATTACAGGTGAAGGCCGAATTGATAGTCAAACCATCCATGGTAAAACGCCTATTGGTGTAGCAAGAACTGCGAAAAAGTTTGATTTACCCGTTATTGGCATTGCTGGTTGTCTATCTGATGATTGCGCTGTTGTTCATGAATATGGCATTGATGCGGTATTTAGTGTCGTACCTCGATCTGTATCTTTAGAAATAGCGCTAAAAGAAGCTGCGATCAATGTTGAAAATACAGCAAGAAATGTCGCTGCAATTTATTCGATGCATATTAAAAAATAG
- a CDS encoding gluconate permease codes for MIEVSTLGALAALTVAITLILKKVPPAYGMIIGALIGGIVGGVSLTDTVNLMIGGAQGIVTAVLRILAAGVLAGVLIESGAATSIAETIVKKVGETRALFALAVATMILTAVGVFVDVAVITVAPIALAIARRADLSKMAILLAMVGGGKAGNVMSPNPNAIAAADAFNVPLTSVMAAGVIPGLFGLVFAYFIAKKLVNKGSKVQEHEVVAVDHSRLPSFVTSIVAPLVAISLLALRPIAGINVDPLIALPLGGLLGAVAMGRFRDTNHFAVSGLSRMAPVAVMLLGTGTLAGIIANSGLKSGLIEVLTASGLPSYLLAPISGAMMSLATASTTAGTAVAASVFSHTILELGVPALAGAAMIHAGATVLDHMPHGSFFHATGGAVHMDMKERLKLIPYESAVGLMIATVSTLIFGVFGLFV; via the coding sequence ATGATCGAAGTATCGACTTTAGGTGCACTCGCCGCCTTGACCGTTGCAATTACACTCATTTTGAAAAAAGTACCACCGGCTTATGGCATGATCATTGGTGCTTTAATCGGTGGTATTGTTGGTGGCGTATCACTTACAGATACCGTGAACTTAATGATAGGTGGTGCACAAGGTATCGTTACTGCTGTGCTTCGTATTCTAGCCGCTGGTGTTCTTGCTGGTGTTCTAATCGAATCAGGCGCGGCAACCTCTATTGCAGAAACCATTGTAAAGAAAGTCGGAGAAACTCGTGCTTTATTTGCTTTAGCCGTCGCGACAATGATCTTAACCGCCGTTGGGGTTTTTGTGGATGTTGCTGTTATCACCGTAGCTCCTATTGCACTGGCCATTGCTCGTCGTGCTGACCTTTCAAAAATGGCGATTCTATTAGCTATGGTTGGTGGCGGTAAAGCGGGTAACGTTATGTCTCCGAACCCAAACGCCATTGCAGCTGCTGATGCCTTTAATGTTCCTTTAACTTCGGTAATGGCAGCAGGTGTGATCCCTGGCTTATTCGGCCTAGTCTTTGCCTATTTCATCGCTAAGAAATTAGTCAATAAAGGCAGTAAAGTTCAAGAGCACGAAGTCGTGGCAGTTGATCACTCTCGTTTACCAAGTTTCGTTACTTCAATCGTCGCTCCTCTTGTTGCTATTAGCCTTCTTGCGTTACGCCCTATCGCAGGGATTAACGTTGATCCACTCATCGCACTTCCACTTGGTGGTTTATTAGGTGCTGTTGCTATGGGACGTTTTAGAGACACCAATCACTTTGCAGTATCAGGCCTTTCTCGTATGGCTCCAGTGGCGGTAATGCTACTTGGTACAGGTACTCTTGCAGGAATTATTGCGAACTCGGGACTTAAATCAGGCTTAATTGAAGTATTAACCGCATCAGGTCTTCCTTCTTATTTATTAGCGCCTATTTCAGGTGCAATGATGTCACTCGCAACGGCATCAACGACCGCGGGTACAGCAGTTGCAGCCAGTGTCTTTAGTCATACTATTTTAGAGCTTGGTGTTCCTGCTCTTGCTGGTGCTGCAATGATCCACGCAGGTGCGACAGTATTAGATCACATGCCACACGGCAGCTTCTTTCATGCAACAGGTGGCGCAGTTCACATGGACATGAAAGAACGTTTAAAACTTATTCCATATGAATCAGCGGTTGGTCTTATGATCGCAACTGTTTCAACTCTCATCTTTGGTGTCTTCGGTTTATTTGTTTAA
- a CDS encoding carbohydrate diacid regulator (sugar diacid regulator), with the protein MQLTTVIAKQIVERSMKIIKHSVNVMDEYGVIIGSGDPSRLNCRHEGAILAINENRIVEIDHATAQQLRGVKAGINLPIIFQNHIIGVVGISGQPAEIHQYGELVKMTAELIIEQAALMTEIQWSKRHREELVLQLIQPSDLNTQQLYSIAERLELDLHQPRIATIIKVDSFNGENLSLTHLQKLVHLLEYPERDNLVAISSVTLNEVVVLKPITLTDTGWNRSHEEKRIRQLFQRISHDEKFTIKIALGDYFPDLEGLAQSYMTAKATMNTADSKSRILFYQDNILPVLIDGLRPDAWRSEQLALPIQKLMASDTKHILIKTLRAFFNHNCDSAQTCNALHIHRNTLRYRLDKIQQETNLNINKISDRTYLYLAILSSNK; encoded by the coding sequence ATGCAACTAACCACCGTGATCGCAAAACAAATCGTTGAACGCTCAATGAAAATCATCAAGCATTCTGTCAATGTGATGGATGAATATGGCGTCATTATTGGCTCTGGCGATCCATCTCGCCTTAATTGCCGTCATGAAGGGGCTATTTTAGCCATTAATGAAAATCGTATTGTCGAGATTGATCACGCAACCGCCCAGCAATTACGAGGGGTAAAAGCTGGGATCAACCTACCTATTATCTTTCAAAATCACATTATTGGTGTGGTCGGTATTTCAGGTCAACCTGCTGAAATTCACCAATATGGAGAATTAGTTAAGATGACGGCAGAGTTGATCATTGAACAAGCCGCATTGATGACAGAGATACAGTGGTCAAAACGACACAGAGAGGAGTTGGTTTTACAGCTTATTCAACCTTCGGATCTCAACACTCAACAACTGTATTCGATTGCTGAACGCTTAGAGCTCGATCTTCATCAACCTCGGATCGCTACCATCATTAAGGTTGATTCATTTAACGGAGAGAACCTATCTCTTACTCACCTACAAAAGCTCGTTCATTTACTTGAATACCCTGAGCGCGATAATTTGGTGGCGATCAGTTCAGTGACATTAAATGAAGTTGTGGTGTTAAAACCAATTACACTGACGGATACAGGGTGGAATAGATCTCACGAAGAAAAACGTATTCGCCAACTTTTCCAACGAATATCCCATGATGAGAAATTCACGATAAAAATAGCACTTGGTGATTACTTTCCTGATTTAGAAGGTCTTGCACAATCTTATATGACGGCAAAGGCCACCATGAATACCGCAGACTCCAAAAGCCGTATTCTTTTTTACCAAGATAATATCTTGCCTGTTTTAATCGATGGCTTACGACCTGATGCATGGCGATCGGAACAATTAGCGCTTCCGATTCAAAAGCTGATGGCCAGTGATACAAAACATATTTTAATTAAAACACTACGTGCCTTTTTTAATCATAATTGTGATTCAGCTCAAACCTGTAATGCGCTTCATATACATCGTAATACTCTCCGCTATCGACTAGACAAGATACAACAAGAAACCAACTTAAATATCAATAAGATAAGCGATCGCACTTATTTATATTTAGCAATACTATCAAGCAACAAGTAA
- a CDS encoding UPF0231 protein, which produces MDYEFKKNTLDGTYHANFSMGHEAMGRWLVEDVAKDTELLAELYQQIAAVKNTQDEWKRSGQVMTLILTDQEVIVQENALFENSEEEFEEDIHMYDDECISVCGLEDFETMLQSWEAFIRRF; this is translated from the coding sequence ATGGATTACGAATTTAAGAAAAATACACTCGATGGCACTTATCATGCGAACTTTTCTATGGGGCATGAAGCCATGGGACGTTGGTTGGTAGAAGATGTCGCAAAAGATACCGAACTATTGGCGGAGCTGTATCAGCAAATAGCAGCAGTAAAAAATACTCAAGACGAATGGAAACGCTCAGGTCAGGTAATGACTCTAATTCTGACCGATCAAGAAGTTATCGTCCAAGAAAATGCTTTATTTGAAAATTCAGAAGAAGAATTTGAAGAAGATATTCATATGTATGACGATGAATGTATTTCTGTATGCGGATTAGAAGATTTTGAAACCATGCTCCAAAGTTGGGAGGCGTTTATTCGACGCTTCTGA
- the glnB gene encoding nitrogen regulatory protein P-II: protein MKIINAIIKPFKLDDVREALAEAGVDGMTVSEVKGFGRQKGHTELYRGAEYQVDFLPKVKLEIAVQAEHVDNIIEAITKAAHTGKIGDGKIFVYDLQQAVRIRTGETDTEAL from the coding sequence ATGAAAATAATCAATGCCATTATAAAGCCATTTAAATTAGACGATGTTCGTGAGGCTCTTGCAGAAGCAGGCGTCGATGGAATGACAGTATCGGAAGTGAAAGGGTTCGGACGTCAGAAGGGACATACTGAATTGTATCGAGGTGCAGAGTATCAAGTCGACTTTCTACCTAAAGTAAAACTTGAAATAGCAGTTCAAGCAGAGCATGTAGACAATATTATTGAGGCGATAACAAAAGCTGCACATACCGGAAAAATTGGTGACGGAAAGATTTTTGTTTATGACCTTCAGCAAGCAGTGCGTATTCGTACTGGTGAAACTGATACAGAAGCACTTTAA
- the amtB gene encoding ammonium transporter, translating into MELSTTVSELRYALDTFFFLMSGALVMWMAAGFAMLEAGLVRSKNTTEILTKNLCLYAIACTTYLVVGYNIMYVDNAAGGIMPSIGALIGTQSEGADHSLESDFFFQVVFVATAMSVVSGAVAERMKLWSFLVFSAILTAFIYPMEGYWTWGGGFLSEAGFSDFAGSGIVHMAGASAALAGVLLLGARKGKYGKKGQIYPIPGSNMPLATLGTFILWFGWFGFNGGSQLMISDFENATAVGQIFLNTNAAAAAGAITALFVCKTTWGKADLTMVLNGALAGLVAITADPLSPSPLAAVSVGAVAGALVVFSIVAFDKIKIDDPVGAISVHGVCGLFGLMIVPLNNADATFGAQLFGAVVIFAWVFGASLVVWAILKATIGIRVTEDEELEGMDVHDCGIDAYPEFVSVK; encoded by the coding sequence ATGGAACTTTCAACAACAGTATCAGAACTTCGTTATGCCCTAGATACCTTTTTCTTCTTAATGTCAGGTGCTTTGGTTATGTGGATGGCAGCAGGTTTTGCCATGTTAGAGGCCGGTTTAGTTCGCTCAAAAAATACCACAGAAATTTTAACTAAGAACTTATGTTTGTATGCGATTGCTTGTACAACTTATTTAGTTGTCGGTTATAACATCATGTATGTCGATAATGCAGCGGGTGGGATCATGCCTTCTATTGGTGCTTTAATTGGTACTCAATCAGAAGGGGCTGATCATTCATTAGAATCGGATTTCTTTTTCCAAGTAGTTTTTGTTGCAACCGCAATGTCAGTAGTATCTGGTGCCGTGGCTGAGCGTATGAAACTTTGGTCTTTTCTTGTGTTCTCTGCCATTTTAACGGCCTTTATTTATCCAATGGAAGGGTATTGGACATGGGGTGGTGGCTTCTTATCTGAAGCAGGATTTAGTGACTTTGCCGGTTCTGGTATTGTTCATATGGCTGGTGCTTCAGCCGCATTAGCTGGCGTACTATTACTTGGTGCTCGTAAAGGTAAGTACGGTAAGAAAGGTCAAATTTACCCAATTCCTGGTTCTAATATGCCACTGGCAACATTAGGTACCTTTATTTTATGGTTTGGTTGGTTCGGATTTAACGGCGGTTCTCAATTAATGATTTCAGACTTTGAGAATGCAACTGCAGTTGGCCAAATCTTTTTAAATACCAATGCAGCAGCAGCAGCAGGTGCAATCACAGCGTTATTCGTGTGTAAAACTACGTGGGGCAAAGCGGATTTAACCATGGTATTAAATGGTGCATTAGCAGGGCTTGTAGCGATTACCGCGGATCCTTTATCCCCGTCTCCATTGGCCGCTGTGAGTGTCGGTGCTGTGGCTGGTGCATTGGTTGTCTTTAGTATTGTTGCTTTTGATAAAATTAAGATTGATGATCCAGTGGGGGCTATTTCAGTTCATGGTGTATGTGGGTTGTTTGGTTTGATGATAGTTCCACTAAATAATGCAGATGCAACGTTTGGCGCGCAACTGTTTGGAGCTGTTGTTATCTTTGCTTGGGTATTTGGTGCAAGTCTTGTGGTTTGGGCAATATTAAAAGCAACCATTGGGATCCGAGTAACAGAAGATGAAGAGCTTGAAGGGATGGATGTTCACGATTGTGGAATAGATGCTTATCCAGAGTTTGTTAGTGTGAAATAA
- the fbpA gene encoding iron(III) ABC transporter, periplasmic iron-compound-binding protein has product MKKLLSVSALIAGMFAPSVMAAEEVNVYSYRQPFLVEPMFKEFTKETGIKVNVKFAKKGLAEKLAQEGELSPADVILTTDISRLAELTNKNLVQPVDSKTIDANVPAQYRDSDDEWFALTLRARNVYSSRDRVGKLGADFDYADLANPEWKGKICTRSGKHPYNVSLVSSMIAHHGEAETKTWLEGVKDNLARKPQGNDRAQVKAIKEGLCDVALGNSYYLGKMVNDPKQVAWAESVYINFPNQNTDGTHVNISGMAMAKYAPNKDNAVKLMEFLTGDVAQGMYAEVNYEYPVKPGVKRSELVASWGDFKADTLSLDAIADNHTKAIKLLDEVKFDL; this is encoded by the coding sequence ATGAAAAAGTTATTATCAGTTTCTGCACTAATCGCAGGTATGTTTGCACCAAGTGTTATGGCTGCTGAAGAAGTTAATGTTTACTCTTACCGTCAACCTTTCTTGGTTGAGCCAATGTTTAAAGAGTTTACCAAAGAGACTGGTATTAAAGTTAACGTGAAATTTGCTAAAAAAGGTTTGGCTGAAAAGCTAGCTCAAGAAGGTGAATTAAGTCCTGCTGATGTTATCTTAACAACGGATATTAGCCGTCTTGCTGAACTAACAAATAAAAATCTAGTACAACCAGTAGATAGCAAAACGATTGATGCTAACGTTCCTGCTCAATACCGTGATTCAGACGATGAGTGGTTCGCATTAACTCTACGTGCTCGTAACGTATATTCATCTCGTGACCGTGTTGGTAAATTAGGTGCTGATTTTGATTACGCTGACTTAGCAAACCCAGAGTGGAAAGGTAAAATTTGTACTCGTAGCGGTAAGCACCCTTACAATGTTTCTCTTGTATCATCAATGATCGCTCATCATGGTGAAGCAGAAACAAAAACATGGTTAGAAGGCGTAAAAGATAATCTTGCTCGCAAGCCACAAGGTAATGATCGTGCACAAGTTAAAGCAATTAAAGAAGGTCTTTGTGATGTTGCTTTAGGTAACAGTTACTACCTAGGTAAAATGGTTAATGATCCTAAGCAAGTTGCATGGGCTGAGTCTGTATACATTAACTTCCCTAACCAAAACACTGATGGTACTCACGTAAATATCAGTGGTATGGCAATGGCTAAATACGCACCTAATAAAGACAATGCTGTGAAATTAATGGAGTTTTTAACGGGTGATGTTGCACAAGGTATGTACGCTGAAGTGAACTACGAATACCCAGTAAAACCGGGTGTTAAGCGTTCTGAGTTAGTTGCATCTTGGGGTGATTTCAAAGCAGATACACTATCTTTAGATGCGATTGCAGATAACCACACTAAAGCGATTAAACTTTTAGATGAAGTTAAATTTGATCTTTAA
- the fbpB gene encoding iron(III) ABC transporter, permease protein, protein MKEKLLFWKTSSWSVSLLLVLPILAILYTALGNTDDIFTHLFNTVLPTYTLNTVLLVFGAMFFSLILGVPSAWFMAMCRVPSSSVLQWALVLPLAMPAYIVGYIYTDWLDFAGPIQVLLRDITGWQSYGDYWFPDIRTLTGAILVMSLVLYPYVYLLARAAFMEQNISLLQSARLLKCTPWESFKRISLPLARPSIAVALSLVAMEALGDFGTVSYFAVNTLTTAVYDTWLGYSNLNAAAKVSAFMLMGILLLISGERYSRRKQKMFQEKFNTNEEFQYELHGWKKWGAFTWCWGLVSIAFIFPLLQLISYSFHYFEESWTAEFQEYAVNSLYVSSIAAIIAVIIAIVVNFLHRLQPSSKWSVLPMRLASLGYAVPGTVLAIGVMLPMIGLDHLVNDISKQLGFGMVGLIFSGSIFALIFASVTRFSAVAIGSIESNLNKIPPSLDMASRTLGCGTWEMLRRVHFPLIRRGCLIAGLLVFIETMKELNAALLLRPFNFETLATYVFNFASDEQLEIAAMPAVLLVLVGLIPLIIVNRSLEQQH, encoded by the coding sequence ATGAAAGAAAAATTATTATTCTGGAAAACCAGTAGTTGGAGTGTATCTCTACTACTGGTTTTGCCGATCTTAGCGATCCTATATACCGCACTAGGTAATACTGATGATATCTTTACTCATCTGTTTAATACCGTGTTACCAACCTATACGCTAAATACGGTGTTATTAGTCTTTGGTGCGATGTTCTTCTCCTTAATTTTAGGTGTCCCTTCTGCATGGTTTATGGCCATGTGTCGTGTACCTTCCTCATCAGTTTTACAATGGGCTTTAGTTCTTCCTTTGGCTATGCCGGCTTATATTGTGGGATATATCTATACCGATTGGCTTGATTTTGCAGGCCCAATTCAAGTATTACTCCGCGATATTACTGGATGGCAATCTTACGGTGATTATTGGTTCCCTGATATTCGAACCTTAACTGGTGCCATTCTTGTAATGTCTTTGGTGCTATACCCCTATGTATATTTACTTGCTCGTGCTGCATTTATGGAGCAAAACATCAGTTTGCTACAGTCGGCGCGATTATTAAAATGTACTCCTTGGGAGAGCTTTAAACGCATATCGCTACCTCTAGCAAGACCTTCTATTGCGGTTGCTTTATCTTTAGTTGCGATGGAAGCGTTAGGGGATTTTGGTACGGTTAGCTATTTTGCAGTAAATACATTAACGACGGCGGTTTATGATACGTGGTTAGGCTATTCGAATTTGAATGCCGCAGCTAAAGTGTCAGCGTTTATGTTGATGGGTATTTTATTGTTGATCAGTGGTGAGCGTTATAGCCGTCGTAAACAAAAAATGTTCCAAGAGAAGTTTAATACCAACGAAGAGTTTCAATATGAACTTCATGGTTGGAAAAAGTGGGGCGCATTCACTTGGTGCTGGGGATTAGTCTCGATTGCTTTTATTTTTCCATTATTGCAGCTCATTAGTTATTCTTTTCATTACTTTGAAGAGAGTTGGACGGCAGAGTTTCAAGAGTATGCCGTCAATAGTTTATATGTCTCATCTATTGCGGCGATCATTGCTGTAATTATTGCCATCGTGGTTAATTTTTTACACCGTCTACAACCTAGTAGTAAGTGGAGCGTGCTCCCGATGCGCTTAGCATCACTTGGTTATGCGGTTCCCGGAACAGTGCTAGCGATTGGTGTAATGTTACCTATGATTGGTTTGGATCATTTAGTTAATGATATTTCAAAGCAACTAGGCTTTGGTATGGTTGGATTAATTTTTTCTGGTTCAATCTTTGCGTTAATCTTTGCTTCTGTAACGCGTTTCTCAGCAGTGGCTATTGGGTCGATTGAAAGTAACCTTAATAAAATCCCCCCTTCATTGGATATGGCATCTCGCACATTAGGTTGTGGAACTTGGGAGATGTTACGTCGAGTTCATTTTCCATTAATTCGTCGTGGTTGCTTGATTGCTGGGTTATTAGTCTTTATTGAAACCATGAAAGAGCTAAATGCGGCCTTATTATTACGCCCATTTAACTTTGAAACACTAGCCACTTATGTATTTAATTTTGCTTCTGATGAGCAATTAGAGATTGCAGCAATGCCTGCGGTATTATTGGTATTGGTTGGATTGATCCCATTGATCATTGTTAACCGTTCTTTGGAGCAACAGCATTAA